The Flavobacterium piscisymbiosum genome includes a region encoding these proteins:
- a CDS encoding ShlB/FhaC/HecB family hemolysin secretion/activation protein — translation MKHLLYIITFLLSTLSYSQNFYLKITGSSKIENQIIDSINYTIKHPNIKSLNKETTIMSEKLNKIGYLDNQTQQLQQINDSTYSSIIQLKKRIKEIHIYIGTNNLFFESINTEKDTITIPYYEVENFLNQKIIDAEKKGFALSKIKLENIKRKNLIIYADLNFKSEKKRIVNSIILTQINLEEKIFFPKGHLKQLNKKYINKTFNQETVKELHDDINNFEFVTQSKYPQILFTKDSTKIYTYIEKRKANTFDGYIGFSNDENKKTTINGYLDIALINTLHAGEQFSLYWKSDGNQQKTFNTKLEIPYIFQSRLGIKAQLNIFKQDSTFQNTKTAIDLGYYINYNSKIYLGYQSTESSDIQNTNNSTISDYKNSYITSTLEYKKTDYINNLFPKKASLNFMIGYGKRDTNNNPETAEPSKQFSTTFNLSYNFELNKKNFIYLNSQNLYLKSKNYITNELFRFGGINSIRGFSENSLQGNFAAMLLTEYRYVVSNNLYINSILDYALYQDLTNSQNPDKIKNLTGIGIGTNIQTTNGLLRINLTNGGARLQEIQLFNTIVNICYNVKF, via the coding sequence TTGAAACATCTCTTATACATAATTACTTTCCTACTCAGCACATTGAGCTATAGCCAAAATTTTTATTTAAAAATAACAGGCTCAAGCAAAATCGAAAATCAAATAATTGACTCTATTAATTACACTATAAAACACCCTAATATTAAATCATTAAATAAGGAAACAACAATCATGTCTGAAAAACTAAACAAAATTGGCTATTTAGACAATCAAACACAGCAGCTCCAACAAATAAATGATAGCACTTATTCCTCAATAATTCAATTAAAAAAAAGAATTAAAGAGATACATATATATATAGGTACAAATAATCTTTTTTTTGAATCAATAAATACTGAAAAAGACACTATAACTATACCATACTATGAAGTAGAAAATTTTCTAAACCAAAAAATAATTGACGCAGAAAAAAAAGGTTTTGCACTAAGCAAAATAAAACTTGAAAACATCAAGAGAAAGAATTTAATAATTTACGCTGATTTAAATTTTAAATCCGAAAAAAAACGCATTGTAAATTCAATTATTCTAACCCAGATTAATTTGGAAGAGAAAATTTTTTTCCCTAAAGGACACTTAAAACAATTAAACAAAAAATACATCAATAAAACTTTTAACCAAGAGACTGTAAAAGAATTACATGATGACATAAATAATTTCGAATTTGTAACTCAAAGCAAATATCCTCAAATTTTATTCACAAAGGACTCAACCAAAATTTATACCTACATAGAAAAAAGAAAAGCAAATACTTTTGATGGCTATATTGGATTTTCTAACGACGAAAATAAAAAAACAACCATCAATGGCTACCTTGACATAGCACTTATAAACACACTACATGCCGGCGAGCAATTTTCATTGTACTGGAAAAGCGATGGAAATCAACAAAAGACTTTTAACACCAAATTAGAAATTCCCTATATATTTCAGTCACGGCTAGGAATAAAAGCACAATTAAACATTTTTAAACAAGATAGCACTTTTCAAAACACAAAAACGGCAATTGATTTGGGATATTACATTAATTATAATTCAAAAATATATCTGGGATACCAATCTACTGAATCAAGCGATATCCAAAACACAAACAACTCTACCATTAGCGACTACAAAAACTCTTATATAACATCAACTTTAGAATATAAAAAAACGGACTACATCAATAACCTATTCCCAAAAAAAGCATCACTTAACTTCATGATTGGTTACGGAAAAAGAGACACCAATAACAATCCCGAAACAGCTGAACCAAGCAAGCAATTTTCAACAACCTTCAACCTCTCGTATAATTTCGAACTAAACAAAAAGAACTTTATCTATCTTAACTCGCAAAATCTATATCTAAAAAGCAAAAACTACATTACAAACGAATTATTTCGATTTGGCGGAATAAACTCCATAAGAGGTTTTTCTGAAAATAGCCTTCAAGGTAATTTCGCAGCAATGCTTCTAACAGAATACAGATATGTTGTATCAAACAATTTATACATAAACTCAATTTTGGATTACGCCCTTTACCAAGATTTAACAAATAGTCAAAATCCGGATAAAATAAAAAATTTAACAGGAATTGGAATCGGAACAAATATCCAAACCACAAACGGATTATTACGGATTAATCTCACTAATGGCGGGGCACGACTTCAGGAAATTCAATTATTTAACACTATTGTCAATATATGTTATAATGTTAAATTTTAA
- a CDS encoding SusC/RagA family TonB-linked outer membrane protein, with protein MKPKFNGFLALLLVLIAQLTFAQERAVSGKVTDDAGMPLPGVSVLVKGTKTGTQTDFDGKYSIKATTTQVLVFSYIGMKTQEIAASSSQVNTKLTGDAQQLEGVVVTTAMGIKREKKSLGYASQQISGADVNGGAGSTNVANLLSGKAAGVEVQRNNNFGGSTNVVIRGNKSLTGNNQALWVIDGVPIDNSNSNTSSQQIGGGGYDYGNNASDINQEDIESINILKGAAATALYGSRAANGVVMVTTKKGKTNDNKIGFTFSSGFTNGRIDKSTFPKYQDRYGSGYGFDSSFLGTGTPDTVDTSNDASDGDAFNNQLVYQWDAFTPFSPNYGKATPWAAAKNGPVTFFKDAQTFVNSISLEKATERSSLSMSYVNTNQTGILPNSELKKNQISARFSQKVTDKLTANAYASVTLQSTIGRNSTGYNDNIMGNFRQWWQTNTDVQAQKDVYFASGGQNVTWNWKDPTEPSGLVPAYWDNPYFTRYQNYSSDDRTRLFSYASLNYEITPWLSALGRASLDTYKQLQEERRAIGSIASGFGLSPVDESSGYQRNDISFQEINYDFMLNFNKKFGDNISVNGVLGTNIRRNDRENVLSSTVGGLVVPGIYALSNSKLDLPFPKEAKISSGVNGIYAQGSIGYLDTYFIDASIRRDVSSTLPDDNNSYVYPAISGSFLFSNVVKANWLNLGKFRINYAEVGNDADALQLNNTYTRVSNFQGQPLYTNSLLLPFRSINKNPELKPERTKSFEVGLEASMLDRRLGFDITYYKTNSVDQIVSAAVSSASGYTAGLVNGGDIENKGLEIQLNGTPIKTKDFTWEIIINWSNNRSKVIALPNGLDNLQLGAFQGGVTVNAAPGEAYGALKGTDYVYTNGQPTIDQATGKYMITTSSSNTIGNITPDWIGGIRNKFTYKNLTFGFLIDTQKGGDIFSLDMYYGLASGLYKETAVGDIRENGVIQLGVAPDGSVNTVRTEGGTIENSMGYGAAPNKAFIYDASFVKLREVSITYNFPKNMFENTFLSSASASLVGSNLWIISKNLPYADPESGLSSGNSSRGYSVGSLPTTRDIGFNLTFKF; from the coding sequence ATGAAACCAAAGTTCAATGGATTTTTAGCACTCCTACTAGTGCTAATCGCGCAATTAACCTTTGCGCAAGAAAGAGCTGTCTCGGGCAAAGTTACCGATGATGCAGGAATGCCATTACCAGGCGTAAGTGTATTAGTTAAGGGAACAAAAACCGGCACGCAAACTGATTTTGATGGTAAGTACTCTATCAAAGCAACAACAACTCAAGTTTTAGTATTTAGCTACATTGGGATGAAAACGCAGGAAATAGCAGCGAGTTCATCACAAGTAAACACTAAGCTAACCGGAGATGCTCAACAACTTGAAGGAGTTGTAGTAACAACGGCTATGGGTATTAAAAGAGAAAAAAAATCTCTGGGATATGCCTCACAACAAATTTCGGGCGCTGATGTTAACGGCGGAGCAGGGAGCACAAACGTTGCTAACCTTTTATCCGGTAAAGCAGCTGGTGTAGAAGTTCAAAGAAATAACAACTTTGGAGGATCTACAAACGTTGTAATTAGAGGAAACAAATCTCTTACAGGAAACAACCAAGCACTTTGGGTTATTGACGGTGTACCAATTGACAACTCTAACTCAAATACTTCTTCTCAGCAAATTGGTGGCGGAGGTTACGATTATGGCAACAACGCATCAGACATCAACCAGGAAGACATCGAAAGCATTAACATTCTTAAAGGAGCCGCAGCAACAGCACTTTATGGATCAAGAGCAGCAAATGGTGTTGTAATGGTAACAACTAAAAAAGGAAAGACAAATGACAACAAAATCGGCTTTACTTTCTCGAGCGGATTCACAAATGGAAGGATTGACAAATCAACTTTTCCAAAATACCAAGACAGATATGGATCAGGATATGGTTTTGATTCGTCATTTTTAGGAACCGGAACCCCAGATACGGTAGACACATCGAATGACGCATCTGATGGAGACGCATTCAACAATCAACTAGTATATCAATGGGATGCTTTTACACCGTTTTCACCAAATTACGGAAAAGCAACTCCATGGGCAGCTGCAAAAAATGGTCCTGTGACTTTCTTTAAAGACGCTCAAACTTTCGTCAACAGCATCTCTCTTGAAAAAGCTACAGAAAGATCAAGTTTGTCTATGAGCTATGTTAACACAAACCAAACAGGTATTTTACCAAATAGTGAATTGAAAAAAAATCAAATAAGCGCAAGATTCAGTCAAAAAGTTACTGATAAACTTACCGCTAATGCTTATGCTTCGGTTACACTACAAAGTACAATAGGTAGAAACTCTACTGGTTATAATGACAACATTATGGGTAACTTCAGACAATGGTGGCAAACCAACACTGATGTTCAAGCTCAAAAAGATGTTTACTTTGCATCAGGAGGACAAAATGTAACCTGGAACTGGAAAGACCCAACAGAACCATCTGGTTTAGTACCGGCTTACTGGGACAACCCTTACTTTACACGTTATCAGAATTACTCATCTGATGACAGAACTCGTTTATTTAGCTACGCATCCTTAAACTACGAAATCACTCCATGGTTAAGCGCATTAGGAAGAGCTTCCTTAGACACGTACAAACAACTTCAGGAAGAAAGAAGAGCAATTGGTTCTATTGCTTCAGGATTTGGTCTTTCTCCGGTTGATGAATCATCAGGATACCAAAGAAACGACATTAGCTTTCAAGAAATCAATTACGATTTTATGTTAAACTTCAATAAAAAATTCGGAGATAACATTAGTGTAAACGGAGTTCTTGGAACAAACATAAGAAGAAACGACAGAGAAAACGTACTATCTTCAACAGTTGGCGGATTAGTAGTACCCGGAATCTATGCTTTATCTAACTCAAAACTAGACTTACCATTTCCAAAAGAAGCTAAAATTTCTTCAGGCGTTAACGGTATCTATGCTCAGGGATCTATTGGGTATCTGGACACTTATTTTATAGACGCTTCTATCAGAAGAGACGTTTCATCTACATTACCAGACGACAATAACTCATACGTTTATCCAGCAATTTCAGGGTCTTTTTTATTCTCAAACGTAGTAAAAGCAAACTGGTTAAATCTAGGAAAATTCAGAATTAACTATGCTGAAGTTGGTAACGATGCAGATGCATTACAACTAAACAATACCTATACCAGAGTTTCTAATTTTCAAGGACAACCCCTTTATACAAATTCATTATTACTTCCATTCCGTAGTATCAACAAAAATCCGGAACTTAAACCAGAAAGAACAAAATCATTTGAAGTTGGTTTGGAAGCAAGTATGCTAGACAGACGCTTAGGATTTGATATTACTTACTACAAAACAAACTCTGTCGATCAAATTGTATCTGCAGCAGTATCTTCTGCTTCAGGCTACACTGCAGGACTTGTTAACGGTGGAGATATCGAAAACAAAGGTCTAGAAATTCAATTAAATGGTACTCCAATCAAAACAAAAGATTTTACCTGGGAAATTATCATCAACTGGTCAAATAACAGAAGTAAGGTTATCGCATTACCAAACGGACTAGACAATCTTCAATTAGGAGCTTTTCAAGGTGGTGTTACTGTTAATGCTGCTCCGGGAGAAGCCTATGGAGCCCTAAAAGGAACGGATTACGTTTACACTAACGGACAACCAACTATAGATCAAGCAACAGGGAAATATATGATTACTACATCTTCAAGCAACACAATCGGAAATATTACTCCAGATTGGATTGGGGGTATTAGAAATAAATTCACCTACAAAAATTTAACTTTCGGGTTTTTAATTGATACTCAAAAAGGTGGAGATATTTTCTCTTTAGATATGTATTACGGTCTTGCTTCTGGATTATATAAAGAAACCGCCGTAGGAGACATCAGAGAAAATGGAGTTATACAACTAGGCGTAGCACCAGACGGATCAGTTAATACCGTAAGAACAGAAGGCGGAACAATTGAAAACAGCATGGGTTATGGAGCCGCTCCAAACAAAGCATTCATTTACGACGCTTCATTCGTAAAATTAAGAGAAGTATCAATTACCTACAACTTCCCTAAAAACATGTTCGAAAACACATTTTTAAGCTCTGCATCAGCAAGTCTTGTAGGATCGAATCTATGGATAATCAGTAAAAATCTACCATACGCAGATCCAGAAAGCGGATTGTCTTCAGGAAATAGCTCAAGAGGCTATTCAGTTGGATCGCTTCCAACAACCAGAGATATTGGATTTAACTTAACATTCAAATTTTAA
- a CDS encoding SusD/RagB family nutrient-binding outer membrane lipoprotein yields the protein MKKLIYALGIMILTVSCDDNSLTDLNVDVKNPSVVPASTLFTNAEKGLTEQIVNTNVNKNIFRLVNQQWTETTYLDESTYNWVTRKISDNHWDRLYAGTLAELSQAKGFIEKEVISPTDPELAEKTVIKKNQLILIDILMVYTYQVLVDTYGDVPYTESLKAAANYLPKYDKAIDIYKDLITRLNNDIANIDTSSPAFGDAEVIYKDDLDAWVKFANSIKLKLGVNLKASGLEDAIADSTIISGAAGGFTSNADNAKLPYMLDLPNTNPLYVDMVFSGRNDFVVAKPFVDALVTLNDPRKTPYFKPTYKVQDPVTKELVTVTGYNGGIVGEKNAQARFTHVSDKIKAPDFSGTLLDYAEVEFLLAEASGRGVAVGGSIASHYEAAIRASMQDWGVSSADADAYLNQPSVAYATATGTWQQRVGEQAWYALFNRGFEGWTSTRRLNFPVLALAANADAAAEGQVPSRMAYPIREQTLNATNYNAASTSIGGDKLSTKIFWDK from the coding sequence ATGAAAAAATTAATATATGCTTTAGGAATTATGATCCTCACAGTCTCATGTGATGATAATAGCCTAACAGACTTAAATGTAGATGTCAAAAACCCTTCTGTTGTTCCTGCTAGTACTTTATTTACAAATGCAGAAAAAGGCCTTACTGAACAAATTGTTAACACTAACGTAAATAAAAACATTTTTAGATTAGTAAACCAACAATGGACAGAAACCACTTACTTGGATGAATCTACGTACAACTGGGTAACACGTAAAATTTCTGACAATCACTGGGACAGATTATACGCAGGAACATTAGCTGAATTATCACAAGCAAAAGGTTTTATAGAAAAAGAAGTAATATCACCTACAGATCCTGAACTTGCTGAAAAAACCGTAATAAAGAAAAACCAATTGATTCTAATCGACATCTTAATGGTTTACACTTACCAGGTACTAGTAGATACTTATGGAGATGTTCCTTATACAGAATCTTTAAAAGCGGCAGCTAATTATCTACCTAAGTACGACAAAGCAATTGATATTTATAAAGATCTAATTACTCGTCTTAACAATGACATTGCAAACATCGACACTTCATCACCTGCATTTGGTGATGCTGAAGTTATTTACAAAGATGACTTAGACGCCTGGGTAAAATTTGCCAATAGTATTAAACTAAAATTAGGAGTAAACCTAAAAGCATCAGGACTAGAAGACGCTATTGCCGACTCTACAATTATATCAGGTGCAGCAGGCGGATTTACATCAAATGCTGACAATGCAAAATTACCTTATATGCTAGACCTTCCCAACACTAATCCGCTTTACGTAGATATGGTATTTTCTGGAAGAAATGACTTTGTTGTCGCAAAACCATTCGTTGACGCATTAGTAACACTTAACGACCCAAGAAAAACTCCCTATTTCAAACCAACTTACAAAGTACAAGATCCCGTTACAAAAGAATTGGTAACAGTTACAGGTTATAACGGAGGAATCGTTGGAGAAAAAAACGCCCAAGCACGATTTACACATGTTAGCGATAAAATTAAAGCTCCTGATTTCAGCGGTACTTTATTAGATTATGCCGAAGTAGAGTTTTTATTAGCCGAAGCTTCTGGAAGAGGAGTCGCAGTAGGAGGATCTATCGCTTCACATTATGAAGCTGCAATTAGAGCTTCTATGCAAGATTGGGGTGTTTCTTCAGCAGATGCAGACGCTTACTTAAACCAACCTTCTGTCGCTTATGCTACAGCAACAGGAACATGGCAACAAAGAGTTGGAGAACAAGCATGGTATGCTTTATTCAATAGAGGTTTTGAAGGATGGACTTCTACAAGAAGACTAAATTTCCCGGTTTTAGCACTAGCTGCAAATGCAGACGCAGCCGCCGAAGGTCAGGTACCTTCCAGAATGGCATATCCTATTAGAGAGCAAACATTAAATGCTACAAATTACAATGCCGCATCAACTTCAATTGGAGGTGATAAATTAAGCACAAAAATTTTCTGGGATAAGTAA
- a CDS encoding SusC/RagA family TonB-linked outer membrane protein translates to MKLKFNGFLVLLLVLVAQLTFAQERVVSGTVSDNSGMPLPGVSILVKGTKTATQTDFDGKFSIKASSTQVLVFSYIGMKTQEIQASAAKVNVKLLDSGAQELDAVVVTTAFGIKRNPKKLGYSVSTVKAEEITQNSEPDLSRALAGKVAGVNINTSTGVAGAANQITIRGVNSLTGETDPLIIVDGIAYSNVSVTSTSQITGGGGYESALSSLDPNDIANISVLKSTAAAALYGSRAMNGVIVVTTKSGSSKTTRAEKLSVNVGIGTYFETIANLPDYQNSYGAGSNFQYSNANGSWGPRFGTLETIPTWPTLLAAFPDQFGATVPYVAKPNNVKDLFRTGTVLDKTIGFNYAGPDGTFNATVSDLRQDGYIPYNTYDRTSMSAGGNFKLSKKFTVGANLAYSKTKQVGAFFGENQFDGASSSFARTLFLARNWDLNLPYVNPVTGASVTPNGTQFDHPLWSWEHDQIITNTERIVTGINLNYAFDDHISASYRAGLNKYSLDRIQIRDLGSRANNGLGDLLSDNYTNQDIESTFLLNFNYNLNDNFNVLAILGNNVLQNEYTRIQNEGKEFIVPDIFTFHNVKNISNITDERAIKRNVGVFADVTLSYRDYLFLNATARNDWSSSLPKANNSYFYPSVSASAVITEAFNIKNDVLTFAKLRASFAKVGRDVPAEFLKISYSQEQAYNGNPQIGNNTFLGDQNVKPEFSEEFEVGTDLEFFNKRIIVDLSLYNKKTKDLITPANTPASSGFTEFNTNAGSIRNKGIELGLTLVPVKTNNFKWTLLTQFTKNDNEVLSLNAGQERLQLDPNSIAYAIPGQPFGVFYGTRFARDANGNYLINKSNGAVIIDPSPGIIGDPNAKFKLSFANTFIYKAWSLRTQFDWKQGGDISSSTIQQLLGRGVTKDTEDREKTYIIPGYYGNNADGTPILDANGNQIPNTTQISMFEMYFSPSGAGSTFAINGVNEASVYDGTTFRLREVNLTYDVPSKILEKTPFGKISFSLLGSNLWYYAPNVPKYTNFDPETTSYGKSTLQGIETSAAPTAKRWGFKINLTF, encoded by the coding sequence ATGAAACTAAAGTTCAATGGATTCTTAGTACTATTATTAGTACTAGTTGCGCAACTAACCTTTGCGCAAGAAAGAGTTGTTTCAGGAACAGTTTCCGACAATAGCGGAATGCCTCTACCGGGTGTTAGCATATTAGTCAAAGGAACTAAAACTGCAACTCAAACTGATTTTGATGGGAAATTTTCCATCAAAGCATCTTCAACACAAGTTTTAGTATTTAGCTACATTGGGATGAAAACCCAAGAAATACAGGCTAGTGCAGCAAAAGTAAATGTAAAACTATTAGATTCAGGCGCACAAGAACTGGATGCTGTTGTTGTAACTACTGCATTTGGAATTAAAAGAAATCCTAAAAAATTGGGATATTCTGTAAGCACCGTAAAAGCAGAAGAAATCACTCAAAATTCTGAGCCAGATTTATCAAGAGCCCTAGCCGGTAAAGTTGCCGGGGTAAACATTAACACATCAACAGGTGTGGCAGGAGCTGCCAATCAAATTACAATTAGAGGTGTAAATTCCTTAACAGGAGAAACAGATCCTTTAATTATTGTTGACGGTATCGCATACAGCAATGTATCGGTAACTAGTACAAGCCAAATTACTGGTGGTGGTGGTTACGAATCAGCATTATCTTCATTAGATCCAAATGATATTGCCAACATCAGCGTACTTAAAAGTACTGCTGCTGCTGCACTTTACGGATCCAGAGCAATGAATGGTGTTATCGTAGTAACTACAAAATCAGGATCTTCAAAAACAACAAGAGCAGAAAAACTAAGTGTAAATGTTGGAATAGGAACCTATTTTGAAACCATTGCTAATTTACCAGATTACCAAAACTCTTACGGAGCGGGATCAAACTTTCAATACTCAAATGCTAATGGTTCTTGGGGACCACGCTTTGGTACTTTAGAAACAATTCCAACTTGGCCAACACTTTTAGCCGCCTTCCCTGATCAATTTGGCGCCACTGTTCCTTATGTTGCAAAGCCAAACAATGTAAAAGACCTTTTTAGAACAGGAACAGTATTAGACAAAACTATTGGTTTTAATTATGCAGGACCAGATGGTACTTTTAATGCTACCGTTTCCGATTTACGTCAAGACGGTTACATTCCTTATAATACATACGACAGAACATCGATGTCTGCCGGAGGAAACTTTAAATTAAGTAAAAAATTCACAGTAGGGGCGAATTTAGCTTACTCAAAAACAAAGCAAGTTGGAGCATTTTTTGGAGAAAATCAATTCGACGGGGCTTCTTCTTCATTTGCCAGAACTTTATTTCTAGCAAGAAACTGGGATTTAAATTTACCATATGTAAATCCTGTTACGGGTGCTTCAGTTACTCCAAACGGAACACAGTTCGACCACCCGCTTTGGTCTTGGGAACATGACCAAATTATCACCAATACAGAAAGAATTGTTACTGGTATTAATTTAAATTACGCTTTTGACGATCACATTTCAGCATCTTACAGAGCAGGTCTAAATAAATATTCATTAGATAGAATTCAAATTCGTGATCTTGGCTCAAGAGCTAATAATGGCTTAGGAGATCTACTAAGCGATAACTATACAAACCAAGATATAGAATCTACTTTTTTATTGAACTTTAACTATAATTTAAATGACAATTTTAATGTACTTGCTATCTTAGGTAATAACGTTTTACAGAATGAATACACAAGAATTCAAAACGAAGGAAAAGAATTTATCGTACCTGATATTTTCACTTTTCACAACGTTAAAAACATCTCTAATATAACAGATGAAAGAGCAATAAAAAGAAACGTAGGTGTTTTTGCCGATGTAACTTTATCATACAGAGACTATTTATTTTTAAATGCCACAGCTAGAAACGACTGGAGTTCTTCTTTACCTAAAGCAAACAACTCATACTTCTATCCATCTGTGAGTGCTTCTGCAGTCATAACAGAAGCTTTCAATATTAAAAATGATGTATTAACATTCGCAAAACTAAGAGCCAGTTTCGCAAAAGTAGGTAGAGATGTACCAGCAGAATTTCTAAAAATATCTTACTCCCAAGAACAAGCCTACAATGGTAACCCACAAATAGGAAACAATACTTTCTTAGGAGATCAAAATGTAAAACCAGAATTCTCTGAAGAATTTGAAGTAGGTACAGATTTAGAATTCTTCAACAAACGCATAATTGTAGACTTAAGTTTATACAACAAAAAAACTAAGGATTTAATTACACCTGCAAACACGCCTGCTTCATCAGGTTTTACAGAATTTAACACAAATGCAGGTTCAATCAGAAATAAAGGTATAGAGCTTGGACTAACATTAGTTCCAGTAAAAACTAATAATTTCAAATGGACTTTACTAACCCAGTTTACAAAGAATGACAATGAGGTACTAAGTTTGAATGCCGGTCAGGAAAGACTTCAATTAGATCCTAACTCAATTGCCTATGCTATTCCCGGACAACCTTTTGGTGTATTTTACGGAACAAGGTTTGCTCGAGATGCTAATGGAAACTACTTAATAAATAAATCAAACGGAGCTGTGATTATAGACCCTTCACCAGGTATAATTGGGGATCCTAATGCAAAATTCAAATTAAGTTTCGCAAATACATTTATCTATAAAGCATGGAGTCTAAGAACTCAATTTGACTGGAAGCAAGGTGGAGATATTTCATCTTCTACAATTCAACAATTATTAGGTAGAGGAGTTACTAAAGACACTGAAGACAGAGAGAAAACTTATATTATTCCAGGATACTACGGAAACAACGCAGACGGAACACCAATTTTAGATGCAAATGGAAACCAAATCCCAAATACTACTCAAATCTCGATGTTTGAAATGTATTTTTCACCATCTGGAGCAGGAAGTACTTTTGCAATAAATGGAGTCAATGAAGCTTCAGTTTACGACGGTACAACTTTTAGATTAAGAGAGGTAAATTTAACATACGATGTTCCTTCTAAAATTTTAGAAAAAACACCATTTGGAAAAATTAGCTTTAGTCTTTTAGGAAGCAACCTATGGTATTATGCACCTAACGTTCCTAAATACACCAACTTTGATCCTGAAACAACAAGTTACGGAAAATCTACATTGCAAGGTATCGAAACATCTGCTGCACCAACTGCAAAAAGATGGGGATTCAAGATCAATTTAACATTTTAA